AAAACTAGGGATATTATTTTGGTTGGTGTGAACGATGTGCAGCTTCATCCATTCTCCACACTGGTTGTAATTTTGTTTTGCTTCGTCAACAGAAATCCAGTTCCTCTACCACTACAAATGAGAAGATCACAAAGCTATATGAATTAGGGGGTGAACCAGAGAGGAAAATGTGGGTAGATCGCTACTTATCGttcacagaagagaaggcgatgGGCATGACTAATCTACCTGCTGTTGGCAGAAAGCCCTTAGACTTGTACCGTCTCTACATGTCTGTCAAGGATATTGGTGGACTCACCCAGGTCTGTTGTGTGTCAAagcctatttttttttctgtttgtactgctttttttcccaaaaaaattttatttatttttttttcccccctttttaaTATAGGTAAATAAGAACAAGAAGTGGAGGGAGCTTGCCACAAATCTAAATGTGGGCACATCAAGCAGTGCAGCTAGCTCTTTAAAgaaacagtatatacagtgtctgtATGCATTTGAGTGCAAAATTGAAAGGGGGGAAGACCCGCCACCTGATATCTTTGCATCTGCAGAggcaaaaaaacaagcaaaaatccAGCCTCCATCACCGGGTAAGACAAATGCGTGTGAAAATTACTACAcagataattatttttattttgtgtttcacATTGTTTCTTATGATTTTTCATATGTTCAGCTGGCTCAGGTTCCATGCAGGGACCGCAGACTCCTCAGTCCACAAGTAGCTCCATGGCCGAAGGAGGAGATCTTAAGCCTCCTACACCAGCTTCCACCCCACACAGCCAGATGCCTCCCATGCCTGGCATGAGGTGAGCTTAGACTTTAATCTAGTAAGTTTTCTTATTGAAACGAAGAAACTCTGATGTGAGAGCAGTTACAAAATACTGCTACTTAATTTGTAATCTACTGAAAGGACAAATGGTATCTGCTTGTGTTTGCAGTCCTATTTTGATTATAAAGGTATCCTTTTGCACAAGGTGGTATATGCTGGCATGCACTCACATACCCTTTCAGTGTTTATGCACCAGTATAACTTATTGGTGCATATTACCATGTTGTGTGCCAAGCAGTAATACACACCATCTTTACTACACTTATTTGTGATTTAAATCTTCTTGCTGGAAATAAGAATAAGTAGATATAATAGAGAATGAGTCTGTGGCCATTCTGCCTTTGTCACAAATAAAACTAACATCCACCATATTATATCTTGACAGTAGGTAAAGTCTGCACATTTAACCCTCCAATGTGTGGCATGTCTTAcacctttttcttcttttttgatcTCTGCATAAAGGAATAATTCAGTGGGCCTCCAAGATGCATATGATGGTTCAGATCCTTCTTATCAGAAACGAAATTCCATGACGCCCAATCCTGGGTACCCGTCAGACATGATGGGAAGAATGCCTTATGATGCTAGCAAAGATCCTTATGGCAGTATGAGGAAAGGTGTGCCTTAATATTTTAGTGGTATAGATTCTGAAACTGAAAATTAAAAACTAAATGTTTGTGTATTGGGTTAATCCTTATTTGCTCTCTGTCTCATTCAGGTGCTGATCCTTTTATGTCTTCAGGTCAGGGACCCAGTGGAACAATGGGAGACCCATATAGTAGGGCTTCAGGCCCAGGTATGCCAAATATGGCTCAGCGTCAGCATTACTCTTATGGCGGTTACGACAGAGTGAGGTAAGCCTACTGTAATGTTTTAGTATGCCGGATTAAAATGTTAAATGTTGCAGCAAATTTAACTTGTGTTCTGTTGAAGGACTGAGCCCGGACTTGGCCCAGAAGGAAGTATGGGGAGCGGTGGCACTCAGCCAAATATGATGCCTTCCAATACAGACAGTGGCATGTACTCACCAGGGCGCTATCCACAGCAAAGGTAAGATGAATTGTCATGTCCTGTTATGTGAAAGGAAATTTATGCATATGTTTGCTTAGAAAAAGTGTTTTTTATAGCTTTTAATAGCCTTTAATCTTTTTTTAAACGCTTTCATTTTAGGCATGACTCCTATAGCAATCAGTACCCCACACAAGGTACATCAGGTAGTCCTTATCAAAGTCAACAGAACCCAATGTATCAACAACAAGTAAGTATGTCTTGTACAATGCTTTAAGAACACAGTCTCCATCACCAGATTTCAACAGCttattgatgagtcctttatagTTGTCTGAGAAACCATTGATGCATTCACTTCCTATTTTATAACATTCCTTAATTTACACCCTTTCTAATCCTTAGAACTACAAGCGTCCAATGGATGGTAGTTATGGCCCATCTTCTAAACGACATGAAGGAGAAATTTACAATGCTCCTTACAGTGGGGCACAGAGTGGACAAGGTCAACAACAGCCGCAACCTCAACCGCAACAGACACCTGGGTCAGGGGTACAACCTACGACTGGACAGCCTTCTCCAGCAACAAGTTCACAACCTACTCAAGACCCTTATAGTCAATATGGAAGTGGTTATCCACAAAGTGCTGGGGAACGCAGGCCTACACCCACAGGGCAGAATCAGTTTCCTTTTCAGTTTGGACGTGAAAGGGTGTCATCCACTCCAGGGAACAACACACAGCCAGCTCTTCCACCTAGTGGAATGGGAGGCTCTACAGAAGGAACACAGCCTGCAGCCATGTGGCAGGGCCGAGGTGATATGGGCTACAGTTATCAAGGGAGGCCTGGTCCTCCTCCAGCCAGCACCCAAGGACCTAGTTATCATTCTGGGCCGCCTCGTGGAGATGATATGGTGCATTCAGACCAGCGACTTAGCCACGAGGGACAGTGGCCACCACATGTTAACAGGCAGCAGCCCCCATATGTGCCTGCCCCTGGCCCACCTATGAGTAGAGCTCCTCCACAATCTGGATTCCAAGCCTCCTCAAGCATGCCTAACCATCTGCCTCAGGTAGCTAGTCCAGCCACCACTCGGCCACTGGAAGCCCACACCTCACCCAGCAAGTCCCCATTCCTGAAGATGCAGAAAGCTGGACCCCCTGTGCCTGCATCACATATTGTGCCCACCCCATCCCAACCACCTCTTATTCGCAGGGACATAACTTTCCCTCCAGGTTCGGTGGAAGCCACACAGCCTATACTGAAGTCCCGAAGGCGCCTAACGGCAAAGGAAATTGGTATGTTGTAAGCTTGAAGAATGCAGCCATAAAATCTAGATGCCCTATTTGGGTATTAAAATGTGTTAACTATAGAATTGCCAGAAGGCTACAAAAGTgacaattttaaaaataaatatacaagtcTACTGCATGACCAACCCTCAAAATGATGTAGAATGAACAATTTTTGTATGCAATTTCCTCATTGTGTTGTATGcattttacagtaaaaaaaatggctgtgtgtgggccatgttaaaggaactttcatgtcctcttcTATGTGACGTTATAGTCtgctgcaaagctgacagtgtgctggatTCAGTTTTGCAGCTATGTGCCCCAGTGCCATAGGTATTGTTCCTGTTAGTTTTGGGCTACTGAGATTACTGCATTGTCTATAGAGGAGTACCATCAGGGTTgccttcctcaccactcagcgatGACGAGTTGTCCCTCTGACACTACGGTGAAGTCAGTAGCTTAAACTCATGGAACCAGGGCACATATCTGCAAATTTGAATtccgtgcactgtcagctttgcaacAGTATATAATATGTCACATCAAAGAGGACATGAGAAGTTCTGTTTTACGTGTGCTGTGAAGTAATTGTTGGTAAGAACACATTAGTGTGTAAAATGTcatatgatttttatttattttattttctggaaAAAGTTTAACATAAGACTTACTGTCACATTTCATTCTTAGGGACTCCTGAAGCTTGgcgtgtgatgatgtcattgaaatCTGGCCTCCTTGCTGAAAGTACCTGGGCACTGGACACCATTAACATTCTTCTTTATGATGACAATAGCATCATGACCTTTAACCTCAGCCAGGTAAGACTACATTTAATCCCttccatgttgcaaaaaaaaaaaaaaaaaatttaaatgggaTACCtgatttctaacattgatggcctatccatagaataggtcatcaatatgaatctACTGGGGTCCAACACCAGGATCTCCACTGATTGTTACCTAGACAGCgcaactctaagggtaagttcacacagaggtgttttgtggggtttgtttttttttgggcagCCTCCAAAATCCTCCATCAAAAAAGGCCTCaaaatagagtcctatgtaatccactagctttttttttctccatgacctttcttcaggcagattcagcctgaaaaaaccaacaggagtcaatgagaggcggaaaaaatgctagcggtttttgacacttttttttttgcccaaaaaaaaaaaacttcaaaaaccGCTAGAAGGTTTTTTTTcatggtccatacagtgtgctggaggaaaaaaacctgaaaacgcctcatgtcaaaaaacgcttcagaaaaactttcctaattcctgaagggGATTTTTTCCTAACCAAATTCTTCGACACCTAacaacatgtgaactagccctaagaatggTTCACATACCATTGCTCATTCGCCATACAAACTGTATTGGTGAGTTGATGGGACAGTGCTGCAATGCCTACACTCTCCCGCTGCAGTTTGTATGGTGATTGAATAACAAGGCTTGTTGTATGTAAACTGTTCTTAGTTATGCTGTCTAGGTACCATGATCAGCTGATGTCAAGCCCCtgaagatctaatattgatggcctattctaaggttaGGGCCTCATTGTTACAAACTGGATAACACCTTTTAAGTTtccatttgaattttttttactcccccaccaaaaaaagaaaaaaattcacaaaCACGTATGTTGTACAGTAttgttttgtcacttttttttgctgcagtgaatcatgacataaaaaatacatataaaaactttgaaacttttttttttttttttattttctttaagtcCACTGCCTGGCCATATTCTGCTAAGTTTTCATGGGGTAAAATTAAGTTTAAATTGACATCAATTTTGGAGTATTTATCATgttttgatcatttttcattcaaagttTTGGGAAGTGAAGGAGCAAAAAATAGGTAGTTTTAGGAACTTTAGTTTGTTTTCCCTGCCAGTGTTCCCCATATGGAAGAAACACTTGTATAGTTTAAATGCATTGTCCAGGTTTACATGCATGGTCAGaagcagttaaagaggacctttcaccattttgcccacaggcagttctagatACTGCcggaagctgacagtgcgctgagttcagcacactgtcggcttttccgatctgtgcccagtgtgaagagcttacggtcccggtaccgtagctcttctatggtcagaagggagtttctgacagagCCAGAGACGTcgtccttcacagcacagccaatcgcgctgtactgtgagagccgggaggaacgcccccctccatctgctcgcagtactcgtccatagacgagcattatcagggaggggagggggcgcgattggctgtgctgtgaagaaggacgtctctggctaactgtcagaaacgcacttctgaccatagaagagctacggtaccggaccgtaagctcttcacactgggcccagatcgggaaagccgacagtgcgctgaactcagcgcactgtcagctttccggcagtatatagaactgcctgtgggcaaaatggtgaaaggtcctctttaagtccttgtgccctgtatagtggccaggtgccAGTAGTTCGCTCAACTCAGCCCAGCTGCTATATCAGCCATATATTAGGCCATGTGCGCCAGAAGTGGCCCTATAAATTGATCTGGCCTTAGGATACGCCAGACATATATGGCCTATTCTAATGATTCTAAaacctggatgacccctttaaataatgataGTGTGTTTGGACATGGGGTTTTATTAAATATTGTACATAAACTAGAGaaagaggatgattttttttttttttcctttttttcctgtCTGTGTAACTCTTAAGAGACCCCTGAAACAGTGACAACTAATCAGCTTCTGAATGGGCACGATCTTTAGAGACCCAACCTCTGCTGTACACCTATGATGTTGTGAtgtctagctttttttttttttttttttttttttttttaataaaaaaaaaaagtaaagtcctTTACTTCTGAGCATGCAAATGACAAGTTGTTCTGTTTCTTCATACAGCTGCCTGGGTTACTTGAGTTATTGGTGGAATATTTCCGACGATGCCTGATTGAAATCTTTGGGATACTCCGGGAATATGAAGTTGGAGAGCCTGCACAAAAGACCCTACTTAATCCTTCCACTTATGACTCTCACGGCCCATTGGTAGGTGATGCGGTGTCCACTGATGAAGAGGACTGCCAACCACTGACAGATGGTGATACTCAAAGTGAGGATGAAGGTGAAGAAGAAAGGAAGGCTTATTCAGCACCCTGCAATCCAGGTGAAGATTCTCAGCGGCATGCCAGCAAGTTTGACAAACTTCCTATAAAAATCATTCAACGGGAAGATGCCTTTGTGTTGGATTGCTCACACCAGTTGGGTCGTCGTCAAGAATTTGATAGTGGTCTCTTACACTGGCGAATAGGAGGGGGTGACACAACTGAGCACATCCAGACTCATTTTGAAAGGCGTCCTGAGCCCCCTTGTCGTAAACGTCCCCAAACAAAGCGCCGTGCAAAGGAGCATCAAGTTCCTGTTGCAGAGGATACAGCTGCCACCATAGATGATGTTTTGTGCTCCCGATCCAGTTCTTTGCCGCCAGATTCAGGAGAAATTGCTGAAGAGGACTCTGAATTTCATTTAGGTGGTAGCCCTCCACCACGCAACAGACATGGTCTTAAAATTCTTGAGGATGAACCACGCAGCAAAGATGAAACCCCACTGTGCACACTAGAAGATTGGCAAGATGCTCTCTCTCGCCGTTGTGTGTGCATATCAAATATCTTGCGTAGCTTGTCTTTTGTGCCAAGCAATGACTTGGAAATGTCAAAGCACCCAGGACTGTTACTGCTCCTTGGGAAACTTGTGCTACTCCATCACAAGCACCCAGAAAGGAAACAAGCACCTCTCACCTATGAGAAAGAGGAGGACAGAGACCAAGGAGTTAGTAGCAATAAGGCTGAATGGTGGTGGGACTGTTTGGAAATGTTGCGAGAGAACACACTGGTCACCCTTGCCAATATATCTGGTCAGCTTGATCTTTCCCCATACCCTGAAAGCATTTGCTTGCCGATTCTTGATGGTCTGCTACACTGGGTGGTTTGTCCATCAGCTGAGGCTCAGGATCCATTTGTAACATTGGGTCCCAATGCAGTACTTTCTCCCCAGAGACTGGTGTTGGAGGCCCTTAGCAAACTGAGCATTCAAGATAGCAATGTGGACCTAATACTCGCCACCCCACCGTTCAGTCGTCTCGAAAAGCTGTATGGGACATTGGTGAGGTTCCTAAGTGATAGAAAAAACCACGTGTGCAGGGAAATGGCAGTGGTGCTTCTAGCAAACTTGGCACAAGGCGATAGTTTAGCAGCAAGGGCTATTGCCCTTCAGAAAGGCAGCATTGGTAACCTGCTAGGCTTTCTTGAGGATAGTCTGGCAGCCACTCAATTTCAGCAGAGTCAGGCTGCCCACTTACATGGACCCTCTGCTCCCTTTGAACCCACAAGTACGGACATGATGCGACGGGCCTCACGTGCCCTGCTTGCTTTGGCAAAAGTTGAGGAGAACCATTCAGAGTTCACACTGTATGAGGCCCGTCTGCTGGACATCTCAGTGTCTCCACTAATGAACTGCTCCGTGTCACAGGTCATCTGCGATGTTCTGTTCTTGATTGGCCAGTCATGACAGCTGCAGTGGATATCTTCCCAGAATGGTTTGTTCCTCCCTTCACCGTAGAAAGGAATCCTCCCTGACTGTTGATTCCATACCCTCTTCCTTTCCTCCCTTTTTATTTATGCAAAAACTACGTCTCAATCCACTGTCCGCCCCAGAGAGGAAACCTGGTCATCCTTGTGGATTTTCCCACCCACACTTCCTCTCTGTGTTTTGGTGTTAACCAAAGCTACTGTATttcagtgaaatttttttttttttaaatctagggGAAGGGGCTCCACTGTAACTAAACTTCCCTCTCCCAAGTCTACTGTTTGTTAGGCCCACAACAGCCAAGGGATGGGCTCCATATTCTAAGGAGATAAAGACTTCTGAATCTTCAAGGAAGGAGAAGGATTCCCTTCTTATCTTAAAATTAACTTGCCCTACTCCTCACCTTGCAATCTTTAGACTAGAATTTGTGTGCCCTGAACCTTTaaacagaagaagaaaaaaaaacaaaaaaaaaaccccacccaACCCGAACAGAGACATTTACCTTTTTAACTGTGCTGAGAAACCCTGCAGAATCCAATCGGAGCTGGAAAAACCCACAACCTCAGAGACTCCAGATGTAGGTTTTTAAATGGAGAGCGGCAAAGGTCGCTTTTAGTTTCCGGAGGAGAGAGAGACGCAGAGAAGTCGCTTTTCCCCCAAAGTTTCATGTGAAGCAACACCCTTACCTCTTTAAACTTAGAttgtaataatcggagatcgcCTCTTATAACTGGTTTTAACCTTTAGCTTGTAGGTTGCAAGCTGCGATGTCTGTATATATATGATGATGTACATTAAAGACACACCTCTTGTATTCCCCCTCAATATTTCCTCACTTAACCCTCACCACCCTCACAAGCTCTTTCTTGGATCTATGGAATAAATGGAGGAAGGGTCACGGTTATTGTCCCTAAGGCCCTTTCGACCACCCTCCCAATGGAGGAACATCTTATAGATGGTTTGACCCACAGAGCAGCAACCCCACCCATCACCTTTCCCTCTTACACCCTTTGTATATCCAGCAATCCTATCAACTTTTACTTTTCTCCATTTCCAATCAAGGtgtgagtttttttgttttttttttagtttcagtTCCAacaatttgacattttttttccagCGATTTCTGCATATTTGTAGCtctgaaaaaatgtaaatttcagCCTATTCCtccttttatttgttttatttttatttttgcttaatGATATATCATTTATTCAGTATGAAATCTTTATACTCTATGTTCCCGTGTTAAGAATAAATGTACATTAAATCTTGTTAACAGAGTTGTGAAGAGCTTTTCTATGGGTGGATAAAAATCTTGAAGTTTATCCGTGATGCTTCAACATAGTGGAAATGCTTGGCTACTGTTTTTCttccttacttttttttttttaatttaaagcggctctatcattgggaaaagtcattttaagcacatccttgcatagccttaggCTATTTTTACACCTaccatttgtatgtaaattgcctcagtggattttgaataagtttgtttttatccatatgttaatgagcttagaccgtgcatcggaattgtctgtgatcacagtctgctctatatgtatgcacagcagagacgattcatcagcacagcagcctctgctacacTTAGAACAGACAGTGCATACAGACACTTCCgatgcacggtctaagctcattagcatatgaataaaaactgacattcaaaatctactgaggcaatttacatacaaaaggtaggtgtgaaatagcctttagaaaggctatgcaaggatgtgcttagctaaaaatgacttttcccaatgagagcccctttaagttcctaGGCTAGTTCACTTACTTGAACGTGAACGCGTCTACATTTTCCATTTTCATAAACTGTATTCTTCAGCTTAAGTGGAAGACTTTACCCAAGCAGAGAATGaaagccatttttaactaattTGCACAAGAGTAAAGCGCTGCTTTTCattaaaatggagctgcaatgcagattaAGAGGCTTCTTTGGAAAGTGCAGAAACAGCCCTACAAAGCCTACTGTCATTAAGCTGGgatacatggtggctcagtggttagcattgttgctTTGCACTCCTGGGTTTAAGTTTGACCAAGGCAATATCTGAATGGAATTTGTCCTCATGTTTGCCTgaatttcctccaggtactctgtttttttttttcttcttacatgccaaaaatataccttGGGTAAACTGTTACTGTAAAATTACAGACCCTTATTGGGGATGAACGCCTGTATAGTAGTCATTAGTTGGTATTTGAATAGCCATTGCTGTCTCAGAAATCCTGTCAGGCTGACAATACATCCTGAACAGAAAGGAATAATGTTAAGCTCTGGTCTTGGCAGTACGTGTTTTTAGTCTGCTACTggagaaatagaaaaaaatacagtttttctgTTCAATATAAAAAATGACTAGTGCTCTACCAAAAAATAAATTTGATAGTCCAATGGCCCACAAGACATCTTCTTAAATCCAACTATTTACTGGGGCTGCCAtttaggatgacactgatactaCTTGTGTTAATGTACTTAAGGTGGTTCCTACTGGGAGTGCATATATCTGTAGAGGCAATATGGCTAAGGTTAGATCCAGTGCCTAGTGATGATCAAGTGTTCTTCCACCCTCAGTGCACCTTTATCCTGTAATAttggtagctactagagatgagcgagtactgttcggatcagccgatccgaacagcacactccatagaaatgaatggatgcacctggtacttccgctttgacggcagccggccgcttacccacccgcgtgccggctacgtccattcatttctatgcgagcgtgctgttcggatcggctgatccgaacagtactcgctcatctctagtagctactaaTGCAATGTGGGTAACTTAAGGCTGGTGCAGTAAGCAGCCTTGGCTGACTCCTGCTGAAACAAACTAAAAAGTCTGGTGGTTGTTGGTGATGTCACCACTGTACTACAGAAGGCTCACAGAACTCCTACGCACTTTGAAGATGAATATCCTCCTTTCTCAGAGATTGTGAGCCTCCTGTTCTTTCTtcctttatatagttttttttcccccacaagcTTCCATAATTTTTAAAGCATGACTGCACAGGCTGTGGGAAGTGAACCTAGCTACTTTGCAGATAAATGTATCAACATTACAGGATATAAGTGCACGGAGTGCGGCAGGAACACTTGAGCAACACTAGGCACTGTAACCACCACATTTCCTCTACAGAAAGTATGGACTCCTGGTAGGAGCCACCTTGAgtgcattaaaggagttttcccatctccctcttaGCATTTTTCCCCTCTCTGCttgcttcctgtattcttcagcaatctGATGGCTGGGTTTTTTGATTGATGGACAACACACTGAAGTAACTCAGCTATAGACATTGCATTTAATGTGAAAAATTAATGCAGATAAAGTAACAAGTGTATTACTTTACACAGATTTGCATAGAAGAAAAACTTGCATGCCAGGGCCCAGGATGTAGAGTGGGATTGCATTAATCTCAGCAATCACTTGAAATGGCTCGGCATGAGCCATACACgcagtgcttcccattcacttcaatgggactgctcgtagtgaaagaagcagcccattcatttctatggggagcgcttgtatgccggctcccatagaaattaatggaactgctttatacgccgctgattctgaacgtgttttacgttcagaataagctgccgtatacgtagtgtgaatgagccctaagtctGTACACACAGCAGCTATTCTTAAACGCTACCTAACCTCATAGACATGCTCTAAACCACAGGTGTCAAATCTAGCCCACAGCCACTTTAATGGCGCAGTTGTATCATTCAGTTCTGTTTTCAGCCAGGTGGTCCCCAGCGCACTCTAGCTAGACACAGAATAAACCGCTATGGAGGCCACAGTGGTCGTCCTTGTGACTGTATCCCTCAGGCCTCCTTGCCACACTACAATCGCCAGGTCTAGAGAATTTTATGCTTGCCACCTCTTGAGAGATGTGGTGCAGGGCTGGTTAATGTCTGTCCAGCCATACAGGCTCCTGCTCCTGTCCTGCGTGTGGTACCATAGTGACAGTGTAGCTTGGAGGACAGTAGAAGAAGCCAAGCACTGCGTCTTGGGAGAAGAGATGAAATT
This sequence is a window from Leptodactylus fuscus isolate aLepFus1 chromosome 2, aLepFus1.hap2, whole genome shotgun sequence. Protein-coding genes within it:
- the ARID1A gene encoding AT-rich interactive domain-containing protein 1A isoform X1, with product MAAQVAPASGPSLGGTPPAAGPELKKSPGDPPPSAEPQAEAPAPASTDSDTPEAANGTRAAPTSSLQEPGDAPAASSASSHPPGGFGFSAYNRGVFQSGPGLDYPPPNEAYNSYPAYPNRAYQPGYPPPRPTASTGKPPAPAYPPPPPRFGPAQPAAATPTLNQLLTAPSPVRGYPAYPGGDYSEQHKGPEGYGAGWAPGQRGVHPPGSPGSSGQGMPRTSQPGSPMDQMGKMRPQPYGSSNPYGQQPGPQQGHSGYPVQPYSSQTPQRYPMAMQGRPQGSMSMQYGQQMTSYAQQGPGSYSQQSQSPYYNQQSLHPPQQQTTPPQTQYSQQQSAPQSYTQQQTSSSQPPTSQPVQTPFPQQQQSPSPSPYTQQQQGPPTSSQSQSPYTQQAPQYPTSQQQGSSYSTSGAQQGSTYSQQRFPPPQELSQDSFTSQASSTPSLGSSKGQEDLSLGMQPRPSSLPDLSGSIDDLPMGAEGALSPGVSTSGISSSQGEQSNPAQSPFSPHTSPHLPGIRGPSPSPVGSPASVAPSRSGPLSPTSVPGTQMPPRPPSGQSDGLIHPTMNQAGLGQERGYMQRNTQIPQYGSPQPGQALSPRNSSGGQMHAGMGPYQQNSMGSYGPQGGQYGPQGGYPRQPNYNTMANAGYTGGGMAPLVAGGQMHSQGGMPQYGGRMGHSAMGNRPYGPNMGNMPPQVGSGMCPPPGMNRKAQEAAGMHGTANSIQNRSPGYPNMNQAGMMGAGPPYGQGMNSMAAMMNTQGPPYMGGNMANNSGMAGSPELMGLSDVKLTPTPKMNNKADGTPKAETKSKKSSSSTTTNEKITKLYELGGEPERKMWVDRYLSFTEEKAMGMTNLPAVGRKPLDLYRLYMSVKDIGGLTQVNKNKKWRELATNLNVGTSSSAASSLKKQYIQCLYAFECKIERGEDPPPDIFASAEAKKQAKIQPPSPAGSGSMQGPQTPQSTSSSMAEGGDLKPPTPASTPHSQMPPMPGMRNNSVGLQDAYDGSDPSYQKRNSMTPNPGYPSDMMGRMPYDASKDPYGSMRKGADPFMSSGQGPSGTMGDPYSRASGPGMPNMAQRQHYSYGGYDRVRTEPGLGPEGSMGSGGTQPNMMPSNTDSGMYSPGRYPQQRHDSYSNQYPTQGTSGSPYQSQQNPMYQQQNYKRPMDGSYGPSSKRHEGEIYNAPYSGAQSGQGQQQPQPQPQQTPGSGVQPTTGQPSPATSSQPTQDPYSQYGSGYPQSAGERRPTPTGQNQFPFQFGRERVSSTPGNNTQPALPPSGMGGSTEGTQPAAMWQGRGDMGYSYQGRPGPPPASTQGPSYHSGPPRGDDMVHSDQRLSHEGQWPPHVNRQQPPYVPAPGPPMSRAPPQSGFQASSSMPNHLPQVASPATTRPLEAHTSPSKSPFLKMQKAGPPVPASHIVPTPSQPPLIRRDITFPPGSVEATQPILKSRRRLTAKEIGTPEAWRVMMSLKSGLLAESTWALDTINILLYDDNSIMTFNLSQLPGLLELLVEYFRRCLIEIFGILREYEVGEPAQKTLLNPSTYDSHGPLVGDAVSTDEEDCQPLTDGDTQSEDEGEEERKAYSAPCNPGEDSQRHASKFDKLPIKIIQREDAFVLDCSHQLGRRQEFDSGLLHWRIGGGDTTEHIQTHFERRPEPPCRKRPQTKRRAKEHQVPVAEDTAATIDDVLCSRSSSLPPDSGEIAEEDSEFHLGGSPPPRNRHGLKILEDEPRSKDETPLCTLEDWQDALSRRCVCISNILRSLSFVPSNDLEMSKHPGLLLLLGKLVLLHHKHPERKQAPLTYEKEEDRDQGVSSNKAEWWWDCLEMLRENTLVTLANISGQLDLSPYPESICLPILDGLLHWVVCPSAEAQDPFVTLGPNAVLSPQRLVLEALSKLSIQDSNVDLILATPPFSRLEKLYGTLVRFLSDRKNHVCREMAVVLLANLAQGDSLAARAIALQKGSIGNLLGFLEDSLAATQFQQSQAAHLHGPSAPFEPTSTDMMRRASRALLALAKVEENHSEFTLYEARLLDISVSPLMNCSVSQVICDVLFLIGQS